The following proteins are co-located in the Sphingomonas panacis genome:
- a CDS encoding ArsR/SmtB family transcription factor, with protein sequence MTIALDIFRALADGTRLRILALLRSMELSVGELAQVLGQSQPRVSRHVKILCDAGLAERRKEGSWVFVALGAAERVAPVADALDAWSAVEADHWATADAARLAAVRADRAASAAQWFEANAREWDAIRSLHIAEEQVEAAIDGVIGAARIGRLIDIGTGTGRMLELFAGRAEQALGIDRSSEMLRLARAKLSSHGIDNAELRQADLYALPLADAAADLAIVHHVLHFAQQPGAAITEAARVLSPGGRLLIADFAAHDREELRIRDAHTRLGFSDEQMTTWFAAAGLAPDRIETLEGGELTVKLWLARKRAQADTMVQEVKAA encoded by the coding sequence ATGACGATCGCCCTCGACATCTTCCGCGCGCTGGCTGACGGGACGCGGTTGCGGATCCTTGCGCTGCTGCGCTCGATGGAGCTGTCGGTTGGCGAACTCGCGCAGGTGCTCGGGCAGAGCCAGCCGCGCGTCAGCCGCCACGTCAAGATCCTGTGCGATGCCGGGCTCGCCGAGCGGCGCAAGGAAGGCAGCTGGGTGTTCGTCGCACTTGGCGCTGCCGAGCGCGTCGCGCCGGTCGCCGACGCGCTCGACGCGTGGAGCGCGGTCGAGGCCGATCATTGGGCAACCGCCGACGCCGCCCGGCTGGCGGCGGTGCGTGCCGATCGCGCGGCATCGGCGGCGCAATGGTTCGAGGCGAATGCGCGCGAATGGGACGCGATCCGCTCGCTCCACATCGCCGAGGAACAGGTCGAGGCGGCGATCGACGGGGTGATCGGTGCCGCGCGAATCGGCCGGTTGATCGATATCGGCACCGGCACCGGTCGTATGCTCGAGCTGTTCGCCGGCCGCGCCGAGCAGGCGCTGGGGATCGATCGCAGTTCCGAGATGCTGCGCCTCGCCCGCGCCAAACTGTCCAGCCACGGCATCGACAATGCCGAGCTGCGCCAGGCCGATCTTTACGCGCTGCCGCTGGCGGATGCCGCCGCCGATCTCGCCATCGTCCATCATGTCCTCCATTTCGCGCAGCAGCCCGGTGCCGCGATCACCGAGGCGGCGCGCGTGCTCAGCCCCGGCGGGCGGCTGCTGATCGCCGATTTCGCGGCCCACGACCGCGAGGAACTTCGCATCCGCGACGCGCATACGAGGCTCGGTTTTTCGGACGAGCAAATGACGACATGGTTTGCCGCCGCCGGCCTCGCGCCCGACCGGATCGAAACGCTGGAGGGCGGCGAACTGACGGTGAAGCTCTGGCTGGCGCGCAAGCGGGCGCAGGCGGACACTATGGTACAAGAGGTGAAGGCGGCATGA
- the metF gene encoding methylenetetrahydrofolate reductase [NAD(P)H] produces MTISVSQLEEARRALEAPLFADVAGDTAVSFEFFPPKTPKMEEALWETVKTLEPFGPRFVSVTYGAGGSTRERTHATVARIQAETGTPAAAHLTCVEASKAEIDAIADAYWQAGVRHIVALRGDAPGADGFVPHPDGYTNAADLVAGLKRLHPFEISVAAYPECHPDSRGVSDDLDNLKRKIDAGATRGITQFFFEPETFFRFRDRAIAAGITAEMVPGIMPVTNFASIVKMSAMCGTEVPAWLGRLFEGLEDHATARQLIAATLAAELCRKLYAGDVRALHFYTLNRAELSFAICHMLGLRAKLPAKVAVAA; encoded by the coding sequence ATGACGATCTCGGTTTCGCAACTCGAAGAGGCGCGCCGCGCGCTGGAGGCGCCGCTGTTCGCCGACGTGGCGGGCGATACCGCCGTATCGTTCGAATTCTTCCCTCCCAAAACGCCCAAGATGGAAGAGGCGTTGTGGGAGACGGTGAAGACGCTCGAACCGTTCGGCCCGCGCTTCGTCTCGGTCACCTACGGCGCGGGCGGCTCGACCCGCGAGCGCACCCACGCCACCGTCGCGCGTATCCAGGCGGAGACGGGCACGCCCGCCGCCGCGCACCTCACCTGCGTCGAGGCATCGAAGGCCGAGATCGACGCGATCGCCGACGCATATTGGCAGGCCGGCGTGCGCCACATCGTCGCGCTGCGTGGCGATGCGCCGGGCGCGGACGGCTTCGTTCCGCATCCCGACGGGTATACCAATGCCGCCGATCTGGTCGCGGGGCTGAAGCGGCTTCACCCCTTCGAGATTTCGGTCGCCGCGTATCCGGAATGCCATCCCGATTCGCGGGGCGTCAGCGACGACCTCGACAATCTCAAGCGCAAGATCGACGCGGGCGCGACGCGCGGCATCACTCAGTTCTTTTTCGAGCCCGAAACCTTCTTCCGCTTCCGTGACCGCGCCATCGCGGCGGGGATCACGGCTGAGATGGTCCCCGGCATCATGCCCGTCACCAATTTCGCCAGCATCGTGAAGATGTCGGCGATGTGCGGCACCGAGGTGCCGGCGTGGCTCGGCCGGCTGTTCGAGGGGCTTGAGGATCACGCCACCGCGCGCCAGCTCATCGCCGCGACGCTCGCCGCCGAACTGTGTCGCAAGCTCTACGCCGGCGACGTCCGCGCGCTGCATTTCTACACGCTCAACCGCGCCGAACTAAGCTTCGCGATCTGCCATATGCTGGGCTTGCGCGCGAAGCTGCCGGCCAAGGTCGCGGTGGCGGCGTAA
- a CDS encoding DUF1330 domain-containing protein produces MAAYILFIRDEPVHDAAEMAEYQRLNRERGSGGFDVKRLAFYGSAEGLEGPTPDGVVVLEFPTVEEARGWYTSPGYQAAMQHRLKAANYRVMIVEGV; encoded by the coding sequence ATGGCAGCCTATATCCTCTTCATCCGCGACGAACCCGTTCATGACGCAGCGGAAATGGCCGAATATCAGCGGCTCAACCGCGAACGCGGCAGCGGCGGGTTCGACGTCAAGCGACTCGCCTTCTACGGCTCGGCCGAGGGGCTCGAAGGCCCGACGCCGGACGGTGTCGTGGTGCTCGAATTTCCGACCGTCGAAGAAGCGCGCGGTTGGTACACCAGCCCCGGCTATCAGGCGGCGATGCAGCACCGTCTCAAAGCCGCGAACTACCGGGTGATGATCGTCGAAGGCGTCTGA
- a CDS encoding aldo/keto reductase — protein sequence MTDLRRLGATDFHILPLVLGGNVFGWTADQATSFAVLDAFVAGGGSLIDTADMYSRWVPGNQGGESETMIGAWLKQSGKRDDVLIATKVGMMPVEGGSPLSAAAIVAGCEASLKRLGIETIDLYYAHQDDAEVPLDEVAEAFASLVKAGKVRALGASNYHAARLKAAVDTARAAGLPHFQVLQPEYNLVNRRHFEGQLQDYCVEHNIGVLPYYGLASGFLTGKYRTPEDMEQSPRGSGMAELIAQKSGVLAAMDSVAAEAGATLAQIALAWLAAQPGVVAPIASATSVEQVEDLLGATRLKLSTDQLERLTNAGV from the coding sequence ATGACCGACCTCCGGCGCCTGGGCGCGACAGATTTCCACATCCTGCCGCTCGTCCTCGGCGGCAACGTGTTCGGCTGGACCGCCGATCAGGCGACCAGCTTCGCGGTGCTCGACGCGTTCGTGGCGGGCGGCGGCAGCCTGATCGACACCGCCGACATGTATTCGCGCTGGGTGCCGGGCAACCAGGGCGGCGAATCGGAGACGATGATCGGGGCGTGGCTCAAGCAGAGCGGCAAGCGCGACGATGTGCTGATCGCGACCAAGGTCGGCATGATGCCCGTCGAAGGCGGATCGCCACTGTCGGCCGCGGCGATCGTCGCCGGTTGCGAGGCATCGTTGAAGCGGCTCGGCATCGAGACGATCGACCTCTATTACGCGCATCAGGACGATGCCGAAGTGCCGCTCGACGAAGTGGCGGAAGCGTTCGCGTCACTGGTCAAGGCCGGCAAGGTGCGCGCGCTCGGCGCGTCCAACTATCACGCGGCGCGACTGAAGGCGGCGGTGGATACCGCGCGTGCGGCCGGCCTGCCGCATTTCCAGGTGCTCCAGCCCGAATACAACCTCGTCAACCGCCGCCATTTCGAAGGCCAACTGCAGGATTATTGCGTCGAGCATAATATCGGCGTGCTGCCTTATTACGGGCTCGCCTCGGGCTTCCTCACCGGCAAATATCGCACGCCCGAAGATATGGAACAAAGTCCACGCGGCAGCGGCATGGCCGAGCTGATCGCGCAGAAATCGGGCGTACTCGCCGCGATGGATTCGGTTGCGGCCGAAGCCGGGGCGACGCTGGCGCAGATCGCGCTGGCATGGCTGGCGGCACAACCCGGCGTGGTCGCGCCGATCGCCAGCGCGACGAGCGTGGAGCAGGTCGAGGATCTGCTCGGTGCGACGCGACTGAAATTGAGCACGGACCAACTGGAGCGGCTGACCAACGCGGGTGTTTGA
- a CDS encoding mannose-1-phosphate guanylyltransferase/mannose-6-phosphate isomerase, producing MPSSTPITPVILSGGSGTRLWPMSRPERPKQMLALTAEETMLQLTAMRATGENFTAPIVVANARHADMVEEQLDSVGATAQALIFEPAGRNTAPAIALAALAAEALNPLLVMPSDHVIADVAAFHAAIHAALPLVAEGWLVTFGIAPDAPETGYGWIKVGEEISGGVHRVAKFVEKPPRDRAEAMLAAGDHSWNGGIFLFRADIYLDALAVHAPEMLAACQLAMAKARREGTRIFPDAEAFAAAPDNSIDYAVMEKAERVAVVPVSMGWNDVGSWDALHAISELDAAGNAHASAATGEVIAIDTTNCLVRTDGMRVALVGVDDLIVVASGTDVLILPRGRSQEVKKLIEAMKARPAS from the coding sequence ATGCCGTCTTCGACGCCGATCACGCCTGTCATTCTCTCAGGTGGGTCGGGGACCAGGCTCTGGCCGATGTCGCGGCCCGAGCGGCCCAAGCAGATGCTCGCGCTGACCGCCGAGGAGACGATGCTCCAACTCACCGCGATGCGTGCGACCGGCGAGAATTTCACCGCGCCGATCGTCGTCGCCAATGCGCGCCACGCCGATATGGTCGAGGAGCAGCTCGATAGCGTCGGCGCGACCGCGCAGGCGCTGATCTTCGAGCCGGCCGGCCGCAACACCGCCCCCGCGATCGCGCTGGCCGCGCTCGCCGCCGAGGCTTTGAATCCGCTGCTGGTGATGCCGTCGGACCACGTCATCGCCGACGTGGCGGCGTTCCATGCCGCGATCCACGCCGCGCTGCCGCTCGTCGCCGAGGGCTGGCTCGTCACCTTCGGCATCGCGCCCGACGCGCCCGAGACGGGCTATGGCTGGATCAAGGTCGGCGAGGAGATTTCGGGCGGCGTCCACCGCGTCGCCAAGTTCGTCGAGAAGCCCCCGCGCGACCGCGCCGAGGCGATGCTCGCGGCGGGTGACCATAGCTGGAACGGTGGTATCTTCCTGTTCCGCGCCGACATTTATCTCGATGCGCTGGCGGTGCATGCGCCCGAGATGCTCGCCGCGTGCCAGCTCGCGATGGCCAAGGCGCGTCGCGAGGGCACGCGCATCTTCCCCGATGCCGAGGCGTTCGCCGCGGCACCCGATAACTCGATCGATTATGCGGTGATGGAAAAGGCCGAGCGCGTTGCGGTGGTGCCGGTCAGCATGGGCTGGAACGATGTCGGCAGTTGGGATGCACTGCACGCGATCAGCGAACTGGACGCGGCAGGCAACGCGCATGCCAGCGCGGCTACCGGCGAGGTGATCGCGATCGACACCACCAACTGTCTGGTCCGCACCGACGGGATGCGCGTCGCGCTGGTTGGCGTCGATGATCTGATCGTCGTCGCCAGCGGCACCGACGTGCTGATTCTTCCGCGCGGTCGCAGCCAGGAGGTCAAGAAATTGATCGAGGCGATGAAGGCCAGGCCCGCGAGCTGA
- a CDS encoding GMC family oxidoreductase N-terminal domain-containing protein, translating into MKKPFNVLQASILKALTKALFHKVDMAITPDQVVANIQYQFSLMEGGKPREIGLTLYLVCLVLGGPLFLLLGPGWGARKVARRLERSQNDLMQDLARIRGVIYAGYYGHWQGASQTTEQGQIDNVDNPVLAQIGFTLPLYRERGAGEMPITHYDERDLSHADLVNHANVPDEVDVIVIGSGAGGAVAAANLARHGHDVLIVEVGGLWASRDLSHEERRMTSRLFVDGGLQSSRDHDVIVFQGRCVGGSTVINNGICLPVNREGLTHPDADDVLERWASLGAPVDKARFHAAYDAITARLSIQPIAHRAGRNNGLHLLKGWAAYAAKSTNPIDKAAPAVWFSKNFGPPNGPAECAYCGYCNTGCPYGRKQGMAQSFLRDARASGARILAETKAEAILWRDDRQDGKHVAHAVTVKLADGGERVIRARKGVVVAGGAMASSRLLQASGIGGAGTGLSFNMACPVVALMPNAVKSWDEDQMATYVDARDFLLESHFQPPMSMSTLMPGWIGDHAQRMRNYDRLASAGVLIPVDRQGSLIDGALHLKLRADVELPNLRRALATLSRVHFAAGALEVYPALARGTTLRRGEDIDAFFDRYVREADDVTLSTSHPHGGNARGSDPATSVVDLDCRVHNVANVLVADASTFTSCIRVNAQMTTMAMAHYATEHDPF; encoded by the coding sequence ATGAAGAAGCCATTCAATGTCTTGCAGGCGAGTATCCTCAAAGCGCTGACCAAGGCGCTGTTCCACAAGGTCGATATGGCGATCACGCCCGATCAGGTCGTCGCCAACATCCAATATCAGTTCAGTTTGATGGAGGGCGGCAAGCCCCGCGAGATCGGCCTGACGCTGTATCTCGTTTGTCTGGTGCTGGGCGGGCCGCTTTTCCTGCTGCTCGGGCCGGGCTGGGGCGCTCGGAAGGTCGCGCGGCGGCTGGAACGGTCGCAGAACGATCTGATGCAGGATCTCGCGCGCATTCGTGGCGTCATCTACGCTGGCTATTACGGCCATTGGCAGGGCGCTTCGCAGACCACCGAACAGGGCCAGATCGACAATGTCGACAATCCGGTGCTCGCGCAGATCGGCTTCACGCTGCCGCTTTACCGGGAGCGCGGCGCGGGTGAGATGCCGATCACGCACTATGACGAGCGCGACCTGAGCCACGCCGATCTGGTCAATCATGCGAACGTCCCCGACGAGGTGGATGTGATCGTGATCGGCTCGGGGGCGGGTGGTGCCGTCGCCGCCGCCAATCTCGCGCGGCATGGGCATGATGTGCTGATCGTCGAGGTGGGCGGGTTATGGGCGTCGCGCGATCTCAGCCACGAGGAGCGGCGGATGACCTCGCGGCTGTTCGTCGACGGTGGCCTGCAATCGAGCCGCGACCATGACGTGATCGTGTTTCAGGGCCGCTGCGTCGGCGGTTCGACCGTCATCAACAACGGCATCTGCCTGCCGGTCAACCGCGAGGGCCTCACCCACCCGGATGCCGATGATGTGCTGGAACGCTGGGCGAGCCTCGGCGCGCCGGTCGACAAAGCGCGTTTCCATGCCGCCTATGACGCGATCACCGCACGGCTTTCGATCCAGCCGATCGCACACCGCGCCGGGCGCAACAACGGCCTGCACCTGTTGAAAGGTTGGGCGGCGTATGCGGCGAAGAGCACCAATCCGATCGACAAGGCCGCGCCGGCGGTGTGGTTCAGCAAGAATTTCGGCCCGCCAAACGGGCCCGCCGAATGCGCGTATTGCGGCTATTGCAACACCGGCTGCCCGTATGGTCGCAAGCAGGGCATGGCGCAATCGTTCCTGCGTGACGCCCGCGCATCGGGCGCGCGCATTCTTGCCGAAACCAAAGCGGAGGCCATTCTCTGGCGCGACGACCGGCAGGACGGCAAGCACGTCGCGCACGCGGTGACGGTGAAGCTCGCGGATGGCGGCGAACGTGTGATCCGCGCGCGCAAGGGCGTGGTGGTAGCGGGCGGCGCGATGGCATCGAGCCGGCTGCTTCAGGCGAGCGGCATCGGGGGGGCGGGCACCGGCCTGTCGTTCAACATGGCCTGCCCGGTCGTCGCGCTGATGCCCAACGCGGTGAAGAGCTGGGACGAGGACCAGATGGCGACCTATGTCGACGCCCGCGACTTCCTGCTCGAATCGCACTTCCAGCCGCCGATGAGCATGTCGACGCTGATGCCCGGCTGGATCGGTGATCACGCGCAGCGGATGCGCAACTATGACCGGCTCGCCTCGGCCGGCGTGCTGATCCCGGTCGATCGCCAGGGCTCGCTGATCGACGGCGCGCTCCACCTCAAGCTGCGCGCGGATGTCGAACTGCCCAATCTGCGTCGCGCGCTCGCCACGCTGTCGCGCGTGCATTTCGCGGCGGGTGCGCTGGAGGTGTATCCGGCGCTGGCGCGCGGCACGACGCTCAGGCGCGGCGAGGATATCGACGCCTTCTTCGACCGTTACGTCCGTGAGGCGGACGACGTGACGCTCTCCACCTCGCACCCGCACGGCGGCAACGCGCGTGGCTCCGATCCGGCGACGAGCGTGGTCGATCTCGACTGCCGCGTCCACAATGTCGCCAACGTGCTCGTCGCCGACGCCAGCACCTTCACCAGTTGTATCCGTGTCAACGCGCAGATGACGACGATGGCGATGGCGCATTACGCGACCGAGCACGATCCGTTTTGA